The following proteins come from a genomic window of Methylorubrum populi:
- the cobW gene encoding cobalamin biosynthesis protein CobW: MSLVEKIPCTIVTGFLGAGKTTLVRHTVENAGGRRLAIIVNEFGDLGFDGSFLASCGIEGCDEDSVVELPNGCICCTVADDFVPALTKLLDRPEPPEHILIETSGLALPKPLVQAFQWPAIRSRVTVDGVIAVVDGPAVASGLFAEDPDALANQRAADQSVDHDNPLEEVFEDQILCADLVVLNKSDLLDEAGRQKVRAEIEAHLPRAVEIVATEHGRLDPRVLLGIAAAAEDDLDARPSHHGEGEDHDHDDFESVAIPVGVAGSPEDLSARVERAAETEGVLRIKGFAEVKGKPMRLVVQGVGRRVAAHYDRPWKGAEPRDGRLVVIGLKGFDQDAVAAALRG; the protein is encoded by the coding sequence ATGAGCCTCGTCGAAAAGATCCCCTGCACCATCGTCACCGGCTTCCTCGGGGCCGGCAAGACGACGCTCGTGCGCCACACCGTCGAGAACGCGGGCGGGCGCCGCCTCGCCATCATCGTCAACGAGTTCGGCGATCTCGGCTTCGACGGCTCGTTCCTCGCCTCCTGCGGCATCGAGGGCTGCGACGAGGATTCGGTGGTGGAGCTGCCCAACGGCTGTATCTGCTGCACGGTCGCCGACGACTTCGTCCCGGCGCTGACGAAGCTTCTCGACCGGCCCGAGCCGCCGGAGCACATCCTGATCGAGACCTCCGGCCTCGCCCTGCCCAAGCCCCTGGTCCAGGCGTTCCAGTGGCCGGCGATCCGCTCGCGGGTGACCGTGGACGGCGTGATCGCCGTGGTGGACGGCCCGGCGGTCGCCTCGGGGCTGTTCGCGGAGGATCCGGACGCGCTCGCCAACCAGCGCGCGGCAGATCAATCGGTCGATCACGACAACCCGCTGGAGGAGGTGTTCGAGGACCAGATCCTCTGCGCCGACCTCGTGGTGCTCAACAAGTCCGACCTTCTGGATGAAGCGGGCCGCCAGAAGGTTCGCGCCGAGATCGAGGCGCATCTGCCGCGCGCCGTCGAGATCGTCGCGACCGAGCACGGCCGCCTCGACCCGCGGGTGCTGCTCGGCATCGCCGCCGCGGCCGAGGACGACCTCGACGCCCGCCCCTCGCATCACGGCGAGGGCGAGGACCACGATCACGACGACTTCGAATCCGTCGCCATCCCCGTCGGCGTCGCCGGGAGCCCGGAAGATCTCTCCGCCCGCGTGGAGCGGGCGGCCGAGACCGAGGGCGTGCTGCGGATCAAGGGGTTTGCCGAAGTGAAGGGCAAACCGATGCGCCTCGTGGTGCAGGGTGTCGGCCGGCGCGTCGCCGCCCATTACGACCGCCCGTGGAAGGGTGCCGAGCCCCGCGACGGGCGCCTCGTCGTCATCGGCCTCAAAGGGTTCGATCAGGACGCGGTGGCGGCCGCTTTGCGCGGATGA
- a CDS encoding DUF1636 family protein, translating into MPDPDTAVLSVCTTCRAAGDTSEPRAGAKFLAALLAEAEREPVPGLTIEGAECLSVCKRPCTVAVVSPGRWTYVYGDFDALEDPDTSARTILAGLRRYLETPDGVVPWRERPEAFRKGVVARIPPLKAARGETPS; encoded by the coding sequence ATGCCTGATCCCGACACCGCGGTCCTGTCCGTCTGCACCACCTGCCGCGCGGCGGGGGACACCTCCGAGCCGCGCGCCGGGGCCAAGTTTCTGGCCGCGCTGCTCGCGGAGGCCGAGCGCGAGCCGGTGCCGGGCCTGACGATCGAGGGGGCCGAATGCCTCTCGGTCTGCAAGCGGCCCTGCACCGTGGCGGTCGTCTCGCCCGGCCGCTGGACCTACGTCTACGGCGACTTCGACGCCCTCGAAGATCCCGACACCTCCGCCCGCACCATCCTGGCGGGTCTGCGTCGCTACCTCGAGACCCCCGACGGCGTCGTGCCCTGGCGCGAACGGCCGGAGGCGTTTCGCAAGGGCGTCGTCGCCCGCATCCCGCCGCTCAAGGCGGCCCGAGGGGAGACCCCATCATGA
- a CDS encoding CbtA family protein yields the protein MITRLLSAALVAGFLASVVATGLQLALTSPLILQAETYEGAHAALAPSPAAPFASLIVPAHAHSHGEGGHDHGKADEWQPAPGLQRMAFTGLATLVGGVGYALLLAAVMLALRRDPTPQGGLVVGIAGFLAVALAPAIGLPPELPGMGAAPLVLRQSWWLMTVIATGLGLYLIAVRRVPLTILGGLVLIVAPHLAGAPQAIDTVSSQVPPAAAAQFAARSLAIGFVFWAVIGLAYGWAWGLFGREAGARANA from the coding sequence ATGATCACCCGGTTGCTGTCGGCGGCGCTCGTCGCCGGCTTTCTCGCGTCCGTCGTCGCGACGGGCCTTCAGCTCGCGCTGACCTCCCCGCTGATCCTTCAGGCGGAGACCTACGAGGGCGCGCATGCCGCCCTCGCGCCGTCCCCCGCCGCCCCCTTCGCCTCGCTGATCGTCCCGGCCCATGCCCATTCCCACGGCGAGGGTGGGCATGACCACGGCAAGGCGGACGAGTGGCAGCCCGCGCCGGGCCTGCAGCGCATGGCCTTCACCGGGCTCGCCACGCTGGTCGGCGGCGTCGGCTACGCCCTGCTGCTCGCGGCGGTGATGCTGGCGCTTCGCCGCGATCCGACCCCGCAGGGCGGGCTCGTCGTCGGGATCGCCGGCTTCCTCGCGGTGGCGCTCGCCCCCGCCATCGGCCTGCCGCCGGAACTGCCCGGCATGGGCGCCGCGCCGCTCGTGCTGCGCCAGTCCTGGTGGCTGATGACGGTGATCGCCACCGGCCTCGGCCTCTACCTGATCGCCGTGCGGCGGGTGCCGCTGACGATCCTCGGCGGCCTCGTCCTGATCGTCGCGCCGCATCTGGCGGGCGCGCCGCAAGCGATCGACACGGTCTCGTCGCAGGTGCCCCCGGCGGCGGCTGCGCAATTCGCCGCGCGCTCGCTCGCCATCGGCTTCGTGTTCTGGGCGGTGATCGGGCTCGCCTATGGCTGGGCCTGGGGGCTGTTCGGCCGCGAGGCGGGTGCGCGTGCGAATGCCTGA
- a CDS encoding CbtB domain-containing protein, whose amino-acid sequence MTTATLQTQATTRSAEGARALIVAAFLGLGLVFVAGFAPATVLHNAAHDFRHAQNFPCH is encoded by the coding sequence ATGACGACTGCGACCCTTCAGACCCAGGCCACCACCCGCTCGGCCGAGGGCGCCCGCGCGCTCATCGTCGCCGCCTTCCTCGGCCTCGGTCTCGTCTTCGTGGCGGGCTTCGCCCCGGCCACCGTGCTGCACAACGCGGCGCACGACTTCCGCCACGCGCAGAACTTCCCCTGCCACTGA
- the cobU gene encoding bifunctional adenosylcobinamide kinase/adenosylcobinamide-phosphate guanylyltransferase, whose product MTEAAPDRMTLVLGGARSGKSAFAERLIEACPAPWLYIATAQAWDDEMRVRIGEHRARRSESWRTLDVPTALPEAVAAATGPVLVDCLTLWLTNLLLAEADLDAATEALARACAAAAGPLVLVANEVGLGIVPDNALARRFRDAAGRLHQRLARDADRVVLTVAGLPLTVKPSRENP is encoded by the coding sequence ATGACGGAGGCTGCACCCGACCGGATGACGCTGGTGCTCGGCGGCGCGCGCTCGGGCAAAAGCGCCTTTGCCGAGCGGCTGATCGAGGCCTGCCCCGCCCCCTGGCTCTACATCGCCACGGCGCAGGCCTGGGACGACGAGATGCGCGTCCGCATCGGCGAACATCGCGCGCGCCGCTCGGAATCGTGGCGCACCCTCGACGTGCCGACGGCGCTGCCGGAGGCGGTGGCCGCCGCGACCGGGCCGGTGCTGGTCGATTGCCTCACGCTCTGGCTCACCAACCTGCTCCTGGCCGAGGCCGATCTCGACGCGGCCACCGAGGCGCTGGCGCGGGCCTGCGCCGCGGCGGCGGGCCCGCTGGTGCTGGTGGCCAACGAGGTCGGTCTCGGCATCGTGCCGGACAACGCGCTCGCCCGCCGGTTCCGCGATGCGGCCGGGCGGCTGCACCAGCGGCTCGCCCGCGACGCCGACCGGGTCGTGCTCACCGTCGCCGGGCTGCCGCTGACGGTCAAACCCTCACGCGAGAATCCTTGA
- the cobO gene encoding cob(I)yrinic acid a,c-diamide adenosyltransferase, which produces MSEDDTRHREKMAKRKAVQDAEVASKKIEKGLLIVHTGPGKGKTTAALGLVLRMLGRGHRVGVVQFIKGAWDTGEARALKSFGDRIAWHALGEGFTWETQDKARDIAACRNAWETARALMADASIRLLVLDELNIALRYDYLDLDAVVAELQARRPDLHVVVTGRNAKPALIEAADLVTEMGSVKHHFSAGVKAQEGIEF; this is translated from the coding sequence ATGAGCGAAGACGATACGCGCCACCGCGAAAAGATGGCCAAGCGCAAGGCGGTGCAGGACGCCGAGGTCGCGTCCAAAAAGATCGAGAAGGGTCTGCTCATCGTCCATACCGGCCCCGGCAAGGGCAAGACGACCGCCGCCCTCGGCCTCGTGCTGCGCATGCTCGGGCGCGGGCACCGGGTCGGGGTGGTGCAGTTCATCAAGGGCGCCTGGGACACCGGCGAGGCCCGCGCCCTGAAGAGCTTCGGCGACCGGATCGCGTGGCACGCGCTCGGCGAGGGTTTCACCTGGGAGACCCAGGACAAGGCCCGCGACATCGCCGCCTGCCGCAACGCCTGGGAGACGGCGCGGGCGCTGATGGCGGACGCCAGCATCCGCCTGCTCGTCCTCGACGAGCTGAACATCGCCCTGCGCTACGACTATCTCGACCTCGACGCGGTCGTCGCCGAATTGCAGGCGCGCCGCCCCGACCTCCACGTCGTGGTGACCGGCCGCAACGCCAAGCCGGCCCTGATCGAGGCCGCCGACCTCGTCACCGAGATGGGCAGCGTGAAGCACCATTTTTCGGCGGGGGTGAAGGCGCAGGAGGGGATCGAGTTCTGA
- a CDS encoding LysE family transporter, translating into MIPWSASVAELLAVVTITLLAVVSPGPDFAMVTRNSLVLSRQAGLLTAIGIGGGVLVHVAYTILGVGLLIQQSIWLFNALKLVGAAYLVWLGFGMLRAKPVKDEPNAPVAALSDMMAIRVGFLTNALNPKTTIFIVSLFMQVVQPTTPLSIQIGYGAFISAAHIVWFVLVAFFFSAGGVKRRILRVRHWIDRVFGGMLVLFGVLLARTSLAR; encoded by the coding sequence ATGATCCCTTGGAGCGCATCTGTGGCCGAACTGCTCGCCGTCGTCACCATCACCCTCTTGGCCGTCGTCAGTCCCGGCCCGGATTTCGCGATGGTGACGCGCAACAGCCTCGTGCTCTCGCGGCAGGCCGGACTGCTGACGGCGATCGGCATCGGCGGCGGCGTCCTCGTCCATGTCGCCTACACGATCCTCGGTGTGGGCCTTCTGATCCAGCAGTCGATCTGGCTCTTCAACGCACTGAAGCTTGTCGGCGCGGCCTATCTCGTTTGGCTGGGCTTCGGGATGCTGCGGGCGAAGCCGGTAAAGGACGAGCCGAACGCTCCCGTGGCAGCGCTCTCCGACATGATGGCAATCCGGGTCGGGTTCCTGACCAACGCGCTGAACCCGAAGACGACGATCTTCATCGTCAGCCTATTCATGCAGGTCGTCCAGCCAACGACGCCGCTCAGCATCCAGATCGGCTACGGTGCCTTCATCTCGGCCGCGCACATCGTCTGGTTCGTGCTCGTCGCCTTCTTCTTCTCCGCCGGGGGCGTCAAACGCCGCATCCTGCGCGTGCGGCACTGGATCGATCGGGTGTTCGGTGGGATGCTGGTTCTCTTCGGGGTATTGTTGGCGCGGACGAGCTTGGCACGCTAA
- a CDS encoding LysR substrate-binding domain-containing protein — protein MGAGRLPPLAALRCFEAAARLESFSRAADALHLTHGAVSRAVRLIEADFGVALFERRSRRVYLTEEGRRLAKAVRDGLDLIATAADELRHQGRAGPVTLSCEPTLLMRWLIPRLSTLHRAHPEIDVHLVAAGGPVTFGGGIDLAIRRSDFPLGPGIRADDLFEERMGPICRADMIDDFFDRSGPTPTLRADAKLLYSQSRPEAWANWSGSTGAKLPTSATRRFEHFYLALQAAAAGLGVAIGSWHMARDDIASGVLAAPAGFTTDGSRYLLLSSEGAPSRVARAREMIGSWMAGIG, from the coding sequence ATGGGCGCCGGCCGCCTCCCGCCGCTGGCAGCGCTCCGCTGCTTCGAGGCGGCAGCACGTCTGGAGAGCTTCAGCCGTGCCGCCGACGCCCTGCACCTGACACACGGCGCGGTCAGCCGCGCGGTGCGCCTCATCGAGGCCGATTTCGGCGTCGCCCTGTTCGAGCGCCGCAGCCGCCGCGTCTACCTGACGGAGGAGGGGCGGCGTCTGGCGAAAGCCGTGCGCGACGGACTCGACCTCATCGCTACGGCGGCCGATGAGTTGCGGCATCAGGGCCGGGCAGGACCAGTCACGCTGTCCTGCGAGCCGACGCTTCTGATGCGCTGGCTCATCCCCCGTCTATCGACGCTCCACCGGGCGCATCCGGAGATCGACGTGCATCTGGTGGCGGCGGGTGGGCCGGTTACGTTCGGCGGCGGCATTGATCTGGCGATCCGGCGGTCGGACTTCCCTCTGGGGCCGGGCATCCGGGCAGACGACCTCTTCGAGGAGCGCATGGGACCGATCTGCCGCGCCGACATGATTGACGACTTCTTCGACCGGAGCGGTCCGACGCCGACGCTGCGAGCCGATGCTAAGCTCCTGTATTCGCAGTCGCGCCCCGAAGCATGGGCGAACTGGAGCGGCAGCACCGGCGCAAAACTGCCCACCAGCGCAACTCGGAGGTTCGAGCACTTCTATCTCGCCCTGCAAGCCGCCGCCGCGGGCCTGGGGGTCGCGATCGGGTCATGGCACATGGCGCGCGATGACATCGCGAGCGGCGTGCTGGCCGCGCCCGCCGGTTTCACGACCGACGGGTCGCGCTACCTTCTCCTATCGTCCGAGGGGGCGCCGTCACGCGTCGCCCGGGCACGAGAGATGATCGGGTCCTGGATGGCCGGCATTGGCTGA
- the fae gene encoding formaldehyde-activating enzyme — protein MSEIWFRTGEATVLAAEGQFTDAMPEVLIGSTRGPVGHAFAGMLGQVQGHTRMFVVRDLNQLVRPSTIMTTKVTIHTAEYAELLGGVVQAATGDATVDCVIEGILPKDGLDELCMIITIWLDERCGKDENLDRKDLYRTNYEATKLAIARAMKGEPTIDELIANRKTVKHYALEDIIEY, from the coding sequence ATGTCCGAGATCTGGTTTCGCACCGGCGAGGCGACGGTGCTCGCCGCCGAGGGGCAGTTCACCGACGCGATGCCGGAGGTGCTGATCGGCTCCACCCGCGGCCCCGTGGGCCACGCCTTCGCCGGCATGCTCGGGCAGGTTCAGGGCCACACCCGCATGTTCGTGGTGCGCGACCTCAACCAGCTCGTGCGCCCCTCCACGATCATGACCACCAAGGTCACGATCCACACCGCCGAATACGCCGAGCTGCTCGGCGGCGTGGTCCAGGCGGCCACGGGCGACGCCACCGTCGATTGCGTGATCGAGGGCATCCTGCCGAAGGACGGCCTCGACGAGCTGTGCATGATCATCACGATCTGGCTCGACGAGCGCTGCGGCAAGGACGAGAACCTCGACCGCAAGGATCTCTACCGCACCAACTACGAGGCGACGAAGCTCGCCATCGCCCGCGCCATGAAGGGCGAGCCGACGATCGACGAGCTGATCGCCAACCGCAAGACGGTGAAGCACTACGCGCTCGAAGACATCATCGAGTACTGA
- a CDS encoding alpha/beta fold hydrolase: MVEIRHDTVTANGVQLHVARAGAGRPLVLLHGWPEFWLTWEPVMARLADRFSLIAPDLRGFGASEKPDHGPSDRAGPEVHAADIVGLLDVLGIGRVGVVGHDVGAFIGQVLGRANPDRLTGLFFFDCPYPGIGPRLAQPEMLAEIWYQSFHLKPFAAQVVGASRESCRAYIGHFLHHWAGGNPAAFDDVLEAFTDNFLAPGNLQGGFNWYLSQQATRLAMLRGEAPALPPIRVPTGIRWGTQDPLFPYAWTDRLGETFSDLDLAPFAGAGHFPHRERPDAAARAIADFFERIGG, encoded by the coding sequence ATGGTGGAGATCCGGCACGACACGGTGACGGCCAACGGCGTGCAGCTGCACGTCGCCCGAGCGGGCGCGGGTCGGCCTCTGGTGCTCCTGCATGGCTGGCCGGAATTCTGGCTCACCTGGGAACCGGTGATGGCGCGGCTGGCCGACCGCTTCAGCCTGATCGCACCGGATCTGCGCGGCTTCGGTGCCAGCGAGAAGCCCGATCACGGCCCCTCCGACAGGGCCGGACCCGAGGTTCACGCCGCCGATATCGTCGGCCTTCTCGATGTCCTGGGCATCGGGCGCGTCGGCGTCGTCGGGCACGATGTCGGCGCCTTCATCGGGCAGGTTCTCGGCCGGGCGAACCCGGACCGGCTCACCGGGCTGTTCTTCTTCGACTGCCCCTATCCCGGCATCGGCCCGCGGCTGGCGCAGCCGGAGATGCTGGCCGAGATCTGGTACCAGTCCTTCCACCTCAAGCCGTTCGCGGCGCAGGTGGTCGGCGCCAGCCGCGAGAGCTGCCGCGCCTATATCGGCCACTTCCTGCACCACTGGGCCGGCGGCAATCCGGCCGCCTTCGACGACGTGCTCGAAGCCTTCACCGACAACTTCCTCGCGCCGGGCAACCTGCAGGGCGGTTTCAACTGGTATCTGAGCCAGCAGGCGACCCGGCTCGCCATGCTGCGGGGCGAGGCCCCCGCCCTGCCGCCGATCCGCGTGCCGACGGGCATCCGCTGGGGCACGCAGGACCCGCTCTTCCCCTACGCCTGGACCGATCGCCTCGGCGAGACGTTCTCCGATCTCGATCTCGCGCCCTTCGCGGGGGCCGGGCACTTCCCACACCGGGAACGGCCGGACGCGGCGGCGCGGGCGATCGCGGACTTCTTCGAGCGGATCGGCGGCTGA
- a CDS encoding sulfurtransferase, with translation MLRTSAFLLTIAAGLLAPTGLSAAPDPAAKPPKENAAKPNAAQDSPLVSTEWLEKNLDAKNLRIVEVSVEPGVFERGHVPGAQNVVWHTDLVETVSRDIAGPEKFTALARRLGIDRDTTVVLYGDNNNWFAAWGAWVLAQYGLVDNVKLLDGGRKKWEAEKRPLDTRTAEVAPSAFTAQAPSGKLRARFADVLAVAKRERDEHILDIRSPDEFSGKVIAPPGIQELAIRAGHIPGSVNIPWAKAVNPDGTLKSKEELKTLYAAAGIDGSKPIITSCRIGERSSHSWFVLSRILGYDARNYDGSWTEYGNAVGVPVVNLAGTVWGGK, from the coding sequence GTGCTGCGCACATCCGCCTTCCTGCTCACGATCGCCGCGGGCCTCCTCGCACCGACGGGTCTGTCCGCCGCGCCGGACCCGGCGGCCAAACCGCCCAAGGAGAACGCGGCCAAACCGAATGCGGCGCAGGATAGCCCCCTCGTCTCGACCGAGTGGCTGGAGAAGAACCTCGACGCCAAGAACCTCCGGATCGTCGAGGTCAGCGTCGAACCGGGGGTGTTCGAGCGCGGCCACGTCCCGGGCGCCCAGAACGTCGTCTGGCACACCGATCTCGTCGAGACGGTGAGCCGCGACATCGCCGGGCCCGAGAAGTTCACGGCGCTCGCCCGCCGCCTCGGCATCGACCGGGACACGACCGTGGTGCTCTACGGCGACAACAACAACTGGTTCGCCGCCTGGGGCGCCTGGGTGCTCGCCCAGTACGGCCTCGTCGACAACGTCAAGCTCCTCGACGGCGGGCGCAAGAAGTGGGAGGCCGAGAAGCGCCCCCTCGACACGCGCACCGCCGAGGTCGCCCCCTCGGCCTTCACGGCGCAGGCGCCCTCGGGCAAGCTGCGGGCGCGCTTCGCCGACGTGCTGGCGGTCGCCAAGCGGGAGCGCGACGAGCACATCCTCGACATCCGCTCGCCCGACGAGTTCAGCGGCAAGGTCATCGCGCCTCCCGGCATCCAGGAACTCGCGATCCGCGCCGGCCACATCCCCGGCTCGGTCAACATCCCCTGGGCCAAGGCGGTGAATCCGGACGGCACGCTCAAGTCCAAGGAGGAACTGAAGACCCTCTACGCGGCGGCCGGAATCGACGGGTCGAAGCCGATCATCACCTCCTGCCGCATCGGCGAGCGCTCGAGCCATTCCTGGTTCGTCCTGAGCCGCATCCTCGGCTACGACGCGCGCAACTACGACGGCTCGTGGACCGAGTACGGCAACGCCGTCGGCGTGCCGGTGGTCAACCTCGCCGGCACCGTCTGGGGCGGCAAGTGA
- a CDS encoding YeeE/YedE family protein, with translation MGAPGTGRALPVRTVAAKAVAVAIAAGLAAAAWRLSGEPGGTRLALSLVFGAVFGFVLQRSRFCFYCQWRDLLVAGDPRGMLGILAALAAGAAGYAVVLGAWMPDPSGTRLPPDAHIGPVGPVLALAGLAFGAGMAISGSCISAHLYRLGEGSPTAPFALIGTGLGFVLGFASWNPLYLASVSEAPVLWLPRHLGYGPSLALSLALLAALAWPLLRRLPAPDAPVRRDPLHAVFVARWPVWLGGLAVGALGTLAYLRVGPLGVTAEIGGRSRQAAGALGLLPDRLEGLDTFRGCATAVRDALLTPNGLFVGGLVLAALAAALVAGQFRPALPRRGQVVRGLTGGVLLGWGAMTGLGCSVGTLLSGIMAGAVSGWVFGATMFAGAAGTLWLGRRTGLLA, from the coding sequence GTGGGCGCGCCCGGAACCGGGCGCGCGCTCCCCGTTCGGACGGTCGCCGCCAAGGCGGTGGCCGTCGCCATCGCCGCCGGGCTCGCCGCGGCGGCCTGGCGCCTCTCGGGCGAGCCGGGCGGCACGCGCCTCGCCCTGTCGCTCGTCTTCGGCGCAGTGTTCGGCTTCGTGCTCCAGCGCAGCCGCTTCTGCTTCTACTGCCAGTGGCGCGATCTTCTGGTGGCTGGCGATCCGCGCGGGATGCTCGGCATCCTGGCGGCGCTGGCCGCCGGCGCGGCCGGCTACGCCGTGGTGCTCGGCGCCTGGATGCCGGACCCGTCGGGCACCCGCCTGCCGCCGGACGCGCATATCGGTCCCGTCGGGCCGGTCCTGGCCCTGGCCGGCCTCGCCTTCGGCGCCGGCATGGCGATCTCGGGCTCCTGCATCAGCGCTCATCTCTACCGCCTCGGCGAGGGCTCGCCGACGGCCCCCTTCGCGCTGATCGGCACCGGCCTCGGCTTCGTCCTCGGCTTCGCGAGCTGGAACCCGCTCTACCTCGCCAGCGTCTCAGAGGCGCCCGTGCTGTGGCTGCCGCGCCATCTCGGCTACGGGCCGAGCCTCGCGCTCTCGCTGGCCCTGCTCGCCGCCCTGGCCTGGCCGCTCCTGCGCCGACTGCCCGCACCGGACGCGCCGGTCCGGCGCGACCCGCTGCACGCCGTGTTCGTGGCGCGCTGGCCGGTCTGGCTCGGGGGCCTCGCGGTCGGAGCGCTCGGAACGTTGGCCTATCTGCGGGTCGGCCCGCTCGGCGTCACCGCGGAGATCGGCGGCCGCTCCCGGCAGGCGGCGGGGGCGCTCGGCCTGCTGCCCGACCGGCTGGAGGGGCTCGACACCTTCCGCGGCTGCGCCACGGCCGTGCGCGATGCCCTTCTCACGCCGAACGGCCTGTTCGTCGGCGGCCTCGTGCTCGCCGCCCTGGCCGCAGCGCTCGTCGCCGGCCAGTTCCGGCCCGCCCTGCCGCGGCGGGGACAGGTCGTGCGCGGCCTGACCGGCGGCGTGCTGCTCGGCTGGGGCGCGATGACGGGACTCGGCTGCAGCGTCGGCACGCTGCTCTCCGGCATCATGGCCGGGGCCGTGTCGGGCTGGGTGTTCGGCGCGACGATGTTCGCCGGAGCGGCGGGGACGCTGTGGCTGGGGCGGCGAACAGGGCTCCTCGCCTGA